Proteins from a genomic interval of Xanthomonas sp. AM6:
- the pyrF gene encoding orotidine-5'-phosphate decarboxylase, with amino-acid sequence MSRAPLPLEARERLIFALDVPGRDEALEWIERLDDAVAFYKIGMELLASGEYFDVLETLAARGKRVFVDLKFFDIPATVGGVIRRLSQWPVDYCTIHGWHPAMMQAAADANSGEMRLLAVTVLTSMGRADLASMGIDREPQEVVVERALAAQAAGIDGVIASGQEAAPIRRATGAGFSIVCPGIRPGGPVGDDQQRTVGVAQAFAAGADAIVVGRPIRQAADPRAAAEAIQREIAATLAGAAAR; translated from the coding sequence GTGAGCCGCGCGCCGCTGCCGCTGGAGGCGCGCGAACGGCTGATCTTCGCGCTGGACGTGCCCGGCCGCGACGAGGCGCTGGAGTGGATCGAGCGGCTGGACGATGCGGTGGCGTTCTACAAGATCGGCATGGAGCTGCTGGCCTCGGGCGAATACTTCGACGTGCTGGAGACGCTGGCCGCGCGCGGCAAGCGCGTGTTCGTGGACCTGAAGTTCTTCGACATCCCGGCCACCGTCGGCGGGGTGATCCGGCGCCTGTCGCAGTGGCCGGTGGACTACTGCACGATCCACGGCTGGCACCCGGCGATGATGCAGGCCGCGGCCGACGCCAACAGCGGCGAGATGCGCCTGCTGGCGGTGACCGTGCTGACCTCGATGGGCCGCGCCGACCTGGCCTCGATGGGCATCGACCGCGAGCCGCAGGAGGTCGTGGTGGAGCGCGCACTGGCCGCGCAGGCGGCCGGCATCGACGGAGTCATCGCGTCGGGCCAGGAAGCGGCGCCGATCCGCCGCGCCACCGGCGCCGGCTTCTCGATCGTGTGCCCGGGCATCCGCCCCGGCGGCCCGGTCGGCGACGACCAGCAGCGCACCGTCGGCGTGGCCCAGGCCTTCGCCGCCGGCGCCGACGCGATCGTGGTCGGCCGCCCGATCCGCCAGGCGGCGGACCCGCGCGCCGCGGCCGAGGCGATCCAGCGCGAAATCGCCGCCACGCTGGCAGGCGCGGCAGCCCGCTGA
- a CDS encoding DUF480 domain-containing protein, producing the protein MTTDAPPPPVLSAIEARALGCLIEKEATTPDAYPLTVNATVVAANQKTSREPVMSLSPGDVQHALRQLEGRGLARQQFSSRAVRYEHRLAAALDLTQQQVILIGLLLLRGPQTVNELLSRAERMARFADAEDVRHQLERLAQRQLAVQLPRASGQREDRYMHLLGGPIDAEALAASFKARPAASGSDELEARVQALEAEVAELREIVAGLQAQSREA; encoded by the coding sequence ATGACGACCGATGCGCCGCCGCCTCCCGTTCTCTCCGCCATCGAAGCCCGCGCGCTGGGCTGCCTGATCGAAAAGGAGGCCACCACGCCGGATGCGTATCCGCTCACGGTCAATGCGACGGTGGTGGCGGCCAACCAGAAGACGTCGCGCGAGCCGGTGATGTCGCTGAGTCCGGGCGATGTGCAGCATGCGCTGCGTCAGTTGGAAGGGCGTGGGCTGGCGCGGCAGCAGTTCTCCTCGCGTGCGGTGCGCTATGAGCACCGCCTGGCGGCGGCGCTGGATCTGACCCAGCAGCAGGTGATCCTGATCGGGCTGTTGTTGCTGCGCGGTCCGCAGACGGTGAACGAGCTGCTGTCGCGGGCCGAGCGCATGGCGCGGTTCGCCGATGCCGAGGACGTGCGGCACCAGTTGGAGCGGCTGGCGCAGCGGCAGTTGGCGGTGCAGTTGCCGCGCGCCAGCGGCCAGCGCGAGGATCGTTACATGCACCTGCTTGGCGGGCCGATCGATGCGGAGGCGTTGGCGGCCTCGTTCAAGGCGCGTCCTGCGGCGTCCGGCAGCGACGAACTGGAAGCGCGGGTGCAGGCCTTGGAGGCCGAGGTGGCGGAGCTGCGCGAGATCGTCGCCGGGTTGCAGGCGCAGAGCAGGGAGGCGTAG
- a CDS encoding tryptophan halogenase family protein, with translation MIAAPLRNLVIVGGGTAGWMAAAALARVLGPDYRITLIESEQIGIVGVGEATVPHIKAFNNLLGIDEAEFVRQTQGSFKLGIEFVDWQRPGTSYVHGFGTEIGHPLGLLPFQQYWFKQALLGKAKPLGAYTLNTVAAKRGKFMTSASDAPPNSPLGNIAYAYHFDASLYAAFLRRYSEQRGVTRREGIVEQVQLHPESGDVLSVRLASGETIAGDLFIDCSGFRGLLIEQALHTGYHDFSHWLPCDRALAVPCAKIGPPTPYTRATARAAGWQWRIPLQHRTGNGYVYSSAHLSDDEAAATLLANLDGPALADPRPLRFLTGRRKQVWNRNVVALGLASGFMEPLESTSIHLIQSGISKLLELFPREGISPALVQRYNDRIAFEFDRIRDFLVLHYTATERDDSDFWRQCRNIAITPELQATLDLFRDSGRFYRNGEEMFAEISWVQVMVGQGILPRAYHPLVDQVPAADIERFVAGIEQTIGHCVDAMPPHQAFIDRYCAAAPR, from the coding sequence ATGATCGCCGCCCCTCTCCGCAACCTGGTCATCGTCGGCGGCGGCACCGCCGGCTGGATGGCCGCCGCCGCGCTGGCGCGCGTGCTGGGTCCGGACTACCGCATCACCCTGATCGAGTCGGAACAGATCGGCATCGTCGGCGTCGGCGAAGCCACCGTGCCGCACATCAAGGCCTTCAACAACCTGCTCGGCATCGACGAGGCCGAGTTCGTGCGCCAGACCCAGGGCAGCTTCAAGCTCGGCATCGAGTTCGTCGACTGGCAGCGGCCGGGCACGTCCTACGTCCATGGCTTCGGCACCGAGATCGGACATCCGCTCGGGTTGCTGCCGTTCCAGCAGTACTGGTTCAAGCAGGCGCTGCTCGGCAAGGCCAAGCCGCTGGGCGCCTACACGCTCAACACCGTCGCCGCCAAGCGCGGCAAGTTCATGACCTCGGCCAGCGACGCGCCGCCCAATTCGCCGCTGGGCAACATCGCCTACGCCTACCACTTCGACGCCTCGCTGTACGCGGCGTTCCTGCGCCGCTACTCCGAGCAGCGCGGGGTGACCCGGCGCGAGGGCATCGTCGAGCAGGTGCAGCTGCATCCGGAGTCGGGCGACGTGCTCTCGGTGCGCCTGGCCTCGGGCGAAACGATCGCCGGCGACCTGTTCATCGACTGCTCCGGCTTCCGCGGCCTGCTGATCGAGCAGGCGCTGCACACCGGCTACCACGATTTCAGCCACTGGCTGCCGTGCGACCGCGCGCTGGCGGTGCCCTGCGCCAAGATCGGCCCGCCCACGCCGTACACCCGCGCCACCGCGCGTGCGGCCGGCTGGCAGTGGCGCATCCCGCTGCAGCACCGCACCGGCAACGGCTACGTGTACTCCAGCGCGCACCTCAGCGACGACGAGGCCGCGGCCACGCTGCTGGCCAACCTGGACGGGCCGGCGCTGGCCGACCCCCGCCCGCTGCGCTTCCTCACCGGCCGCCGCAAGCAGGTGTGGAACCGCAACGTGGTCGCGCTGGGCCTGGCCAGCGGCTTCATGGAACCGCTGGAGTCCACCAGCATCCACCTGATCCAGTCCGGCATCTCCAAGCTGCTGGAGCTGTTCCCGCGCGAGGGCATCAGCCCGGCGCTGGTGCAGCGCTACAACGACCGCATCGCCTTCGAGTTCGACCGCATCCGCGATTTCCTGGTGCTGCACTACACCGCCACCGAGCGCGACGACAGCGACTTCTGGCGGCAGTGCCGCAACATCGCGATCACGCCCGAACTGCAGGCGACGCTGGACCTGTTCCGCGACAGCGGCCGCTTCTACCGCAACGGCGAGGAGATGTTCGCCGAGATCAGCTGGGTGCAGGTGATGGTCGGGCAGGGCATCCTGCCGCGCGCCTACCACCCGCTGGTGGACCAGGTGCCGGCCGCGGACATCGAACGCTTCGTCGCCGGCATCGAGCAGACCATCGGCCATTGCGTGGACGCGATGCCGCCGCACCAGGCCTTCATCGACCGCTACTGCGCCGCCGCGCCGCGCTGA
- a CDS encoding autotransporter assembly complex family protein encodes MRSIPRLALLLSLLSLAGLVQARGTIEKVQIRGLDEDADAAMIENIEVSLSLYQTIGKVQGESRLEYLLSQAERQTRQALEPFGYYTPTITVEAPRNDDKLTVTLHVDKGEPVRVRNFHVAITGPAEDDRYLGEDLQNFRPKASEVFDHTTYETSKVTITRRLAERGYFDADFTQRKVEVTRADHAADIDLSWDSGRRYNMGAIRFHQDYFRQDLFDPLVYWDQGSYYHEGKLDRLRESLVKLDYFSAVDIQPKPEEADADGNVPVDVNLTRAKRSIYTSGVSYGSESGAGVRLGVDRRYVNARGHKLSTQLDYAQKRKSLITSYRVPAFRWLDGWYTASLRAYDEQTDYIDLRNLKLTGSRSGEINEHWTAIASLNALRERWRYATDEVFDGALYQYSTLVYPQIEADYVGVDDKLFPRKGFSGNLSLRGGAEGLGSDASFVQAHLRLNWFQGLGANSRLLLRGEAGSTWTNALVAMPPSLRFFAGGDNSIRGYAFREVGPRTPRPDRFALGAKHVLTGSAEYEHYYKGGPWGGAVFVDSGSAFDDTPDWHTGVGFGVRWRSPVGPVRVDIAHGLNDPDSQFQLYLNIGANL; translated from the coding sequence ATGCGATCCATCCCCCGCCTCGCTCTGCTCCTGTCCTTGCTGTCGCTGGCCGGCCTCGTCCAGGCGCGCGGCACGATCGAAAAAGTCCAGATACGGGGCCTGGACGAGGACGCCGACGCGGCGATGATCGAGAACATCGAGGTCTCGCTGTCGCTGTACCAGACGATCGGCAAGGTCCAGGGCGAATCGCGCCTGGAGTACCTGCTGAGCCAGGCCGAGCGGCAGACCCGGCAGGCGCTGGAGCCGTTCGGCTACTACACCCCGACCATCACCGTCGAGGCGCCGCGCAACGACGACAAGCTCACCGTCACCCTGCACGTGGACAAGGGCGAGCCGGTGCGGGTGCGCAATTTCCATGTGGCCATCACCGGCCCGGCCGAGGACGACCGCTACCTGGGCGAGGACCTGCAGAACTTCCGGCCCAAGGCGTCGGAGGTCTTCGACCACACCACCTACGAGACCAGCAAGGTCACCATCACCCGGCGCCTGGCCGAACGCGGCTATTTCGATGCCGACTTCACCCAGCGCAAGGTCGAGGTGACCCGCGCCGACCACGCCGCCGACATCGACCTGAGCTGGGACAGCGGCCGCCGCTACAACATGGGCGCGATCCGCTTCCACCAGGACTACTTCCGGCAGGACCTGTTCGACCCGCTGGTGTACTGGGACCAAGGCAGCTACTACCACGAAGGCAAGCTCGACCGGCTGCGCGAGTCGCTGGTCAAGCTGGACTATTTCAGCGCCGTCGACATCCAGCCCAAGCCCGAGGAAGCCGACGCCGACGGCAACGTGCCGGTCGACGTGAACCTGACCCGCGCCAAGCGCAGCATCTACACCAGCGGCGTCAGCTACGGCAGCGAGAGCGGCGCCGGCGTGCGCCTGGGCGTGGACCGCCGCTACGTCAATGCGCGCGGGCACAAGCTCAGCACCCAGTTGGACTATGCGCAGAAGCGCAAGAGCCTGATCACCAGCTACCGGGTGCCGGCGTTCCGCTGGCTCGATGGCTGGTACACCGCCTCGCTGCGCGCCTACGACGAGCAGACCGACTACATCGACCTGCGCAACCTCAAACTCACCGGCAGCCGCAGCGGCGAGATCAACGAGCACTGGACCGCGATCGCCTCGCTCAACGCGCTGCGCGAGCGCTGGCGCTACGCCACCGACGAAGTGTTCGACGGCGCGCTGTACCAGTACTCCACGCTGGTCTATCCGCAGATCGAGGCCGACTACGTGGGCGTGGACGACAAGCTGTTCCCGCGCAAGGGCTTCAGCGGCAACCTCAGCCTGCGCGGCGGCGCCGAGGGGCTGGGATCGGACGCCAGCTTCGTCCAGGCGCATCTGCGCCTGAACTGGTTCCAGGGCCTGGGCGCCAACAGCCGCCTGCTGCTGCGCGGCGAAGCCGGCAGCACCTGGACCAACGCGCTGGTGGCGATGCCGCCGAGCCTGCGGTTCTTCGCCGGCGGCGACAACAGCATCCGCGGCTACGCGTTCCGCGAAGTCGGCCCGCGCACGCCCAGGCCCGACCGCTTCGCGCTCGGCGCCAAGCACGTGCTCACCGGCAGCGCCGAATACGAGCACTACTACAAGGGCGGGCCGTGGGGCGGCGCGGTGTTCGTCGATAGCGGCAGCGCCTTCGACGACACGCCCGACTGGCACACCGGCGTCGGCTTCGGCGTGCGCTGGCGCTCGCCGGTGGGGCCGGTGCGGGTGGACATCGCGCATGGCCTGAACGATCCGGACTCGCAGTTCCAGCTCTACCTCAACATCGGGGCCAACCTGTGA
- a CDS encoding 5'-nucleotidase, lipoprotein e(P4) family encodes MTPIARTALACAVLALSACKPQAPAADGKAPPAASSAAAPVAGDDNLNAVLWMQRSAEYQAVAEQTYRAAADRLDAALKEPNWDALVPEERGNAAAGLKPAVVMDVDETVLDNSPYQARLIRNGKEYDELSWDQWVAEKKARPIPGVVDFAKAATAKGITVLYVSNRAVHLTDATLANLRSAGLPVADNSVLLGLGTVVKDCEQNGSEKNCRRRLVGQQYRVLMQFGDQLGDFVQVVANTPDGRAQLLQQYHDWFGERWWMLPNPSYGSWEPALFNNDFAQPRAARHQAKRDALELAQ; translated from the coding sequence ATGACCCCGATCGCCCGCACCGCACTGGCCTGCGCCGTGCTCGCCCTGTCCGCCTGCAAGCCGCAGGCGCCAGCCGCCGACGGCAAGGCGCCGCCCGCCGCGAGCAGCGCCGCCGCGCCGGTCGCCGGCGACGACAACCTCAACGCGGTGCTGTGGATGCAGCGCTCGGCCGAGTACCAGGCCGTTGCCGAGCAGACCTATCGCGCCGCCGCCGACCGCCTGGATGCGGCGCTGAAGGAGCCGAACTGGGACGCGCTGGTGCCGGAGGAACGCGGCAACGCCGCGGCCGGGCTGAAGCCGGCGGTGGTGATGGACGTGGACGAGACGGTGCTGGACAACTCGCCGTACCAGGCGCGGCTGATCCGCAACGGCAAGGAATACGACGAATTGAGCTGGGACCAGTGGGTGGCCGAGAAGAAGGCCAGGCCGATCCCGGGCGTGGTCGATTTCGCCAAGGCGGCCACCGCCAAGGGCATCACCGTGCTGTACGTCTCCAACCGCGCCGTGCACCTGACCGACGCGACCCTGGCCAACCTGCGCAGCGCCGGCCTGCCGGTGGCCGACAACAGCGTGCTGCTGGGCCTGGGCACGGTGGTCAAGGACTGCGAGCAGAACGGCTCGGAGAAGAACTGCCGGCGCAGGCTGGTCGGCCAGCAGTACCGGGTGCTGATGCAGTTCGGCGACCAGCTCGGCGATTTCGTGCAGGTCGTGGCCAACACCCCGGACGGCCGCGCGCAGCTGCTGCAGCAATACCACGACTGGTTCGGCGAGCGCTGGTGGATGCTGCCCAATCCCAGCTACGGCTCCTGGGAACCGGCGCTGTTCAACAACGACTTCGCGCAGCCGCGCGCCGCGCGCCACCAGGCCAAGCGCGACGCGCTGGAGCTGGCGCAGTGA
- a CDS encoding alginate lyase family protein, whose protein sequence is MSFAGLRASLVIAVLALSTSAPATALQRLWPTEQQWHQLGTGSDAAAAQLRLANAALHDTAHPIAVLSSAGRLKGDPVKASTEASLGDMRKIQALAVAYALTGEERYATKAGDYLGRWAAVNQPTGQPIDETGLEPATFAYRIVRKALSPGTRHDVDDWMRRIARAEIASRDTRRKTATNNWHSHRLKSVGLIGIALDDDALIAYARDGFKQQIGDNLRPDGQSIDFIERDALSYHVYDLRPLVTLALAFSERGEDLYHWQARNGASLARSVQWLLPYVRGDKTHAEFVGSDVAFDKARSRNGEAGHVIGSAYAPGDALPLLALTAAYDPDSARLAIQLAGGAADLRLALSLLPAQPLLSAK, encoded by the coding sequence ATGTCGTTCGCCGGATTGCGAGCAAGCCTCGTCATCGCCGTTCTTGCCTTGTCCACCTCCGCGCCAGCCACCGCACTGCAGCGCCTCTGGCCGACCGAGCAGCAATGGCACCAACTCGGCACCGGCAGCGACGCGGCTGCCGCGCAACTGCGCCTGGCCAACGCGGCATTGCACGATACCGCGCACCCCATCGCGGTGCTGAGCAGCGCCGGCCGGCTGAAAGGCGACCCGGTCAAGGCAAGCACCGAAGCGAGCCTGGGCGACATGCGCAAGATTCAGGCGCTGGCCGTGGCCTATGCGCTGACCGGCGAGGAACGTTATGCGACCAAGGCCGGCGACTATCTCGGCCGATGGGCCGCCGTGAACCAGCCCACCGGTCAACCCATCGACGAGACCGGCCTGGAACCGGCGACCTTTGCCTACCGCATCGTCAGGAAGGCATTGTCCCCCGGCACCCGTCATGACGTGGACGACTGGATGCGACGCATCGCGCGCGCCGAAATCGCGTCGCGCGATACCAGGCGCAAGACCGCCACCAACAACTGGCACAGCCATCGCCTGAAGAGCGTCGGCCTGATCGGCATCGCGCTGGACGACGACGCCTTGATCGCCTACGCCCGGGATGGATTCAAGCAACAGATCGGCGACAACCTGCGACCGGACGGCCAGAGCATCGACTTCATCGAGCGCGATGCGCTGTCCTACCATGTCTATGACCTGCGCCCGTTGGTCACGCTCGCCCTGGCCTTCTCCGAGCGCGGCGAAGACCTGTATCACTGGCAGGCGCGCAATGGCGCATCGCTCGCGCGCAGCGTGCAATGGCTGCTGCCCTATGTCCGCGGCGACAAGACCCATGCCGAATTCGTCGGCAGCGACGTCGCCTTCGACAAGGCCCGCTCACGCAATGGCGAAGCGGGCCATGTGATCGGCAGCGCCTACGCCCCGGGCGACGCTTTGCCGTTGCTGGCGTTGACGGCCGCCTACGATCCCGACAGCGCCCGTCTGGCGATACAGCTCGCCGGCGGTGCGGCGGACCTGCGCCTGGCCTTGAGCCTGCTGCCGGCGCAGCCGCTGTTGAGTGCCAAGTAG
- a CDS encoding DinB family protein: MDALESLQLLARYNQWMNERLYAAAATLPEHAVAQPRGAFFGSLLGTLNHLVVADTVWLQRFAMHPARYPALVAIAAAPAPAALDAPQASTLAALQARRQTLDATIASWMTQVSAADLDAILHYRNTRGGAHRRRFGDLLLHFFNHQTHHRGQATTLLSQAGVDVGATDLLVLIPQMEIE, encoded by the coding sequence GTGGATGCCCTGGAATCGCTGCAACTGCTCGCGCGCTACAACCAGTGGATGAACGAGCGCCTGTACGCCGCGGCGGCGACGCTGCCCGAGCACGCCGTCGCGCAACCGCGCGGAGCCTTTTTCGGCTCGCTGCTGGGCACGCTCAATCACCTGGTGGTGGCCGACACGGTGTGGCTGCAGCGTTTCGCCATGCACCCGGCAAGATATCCGGCATTGGTCGCGATCGCCGCCGCCCCGGCGCCCGCCGCGTTGGACGCGCCGCAAGCCTCGACCCTGGCCGCACTGCAAGCGCGGCGACAGACGCTCGACGCGACCATCGCCAGCTGGATGACCCAGGTCAGCGCCGCGGACCTGGACGCCATACTGCACTACCGCAATACCCGCGGCGGCGCCCATCGACGCCGCTTCGGCGACCTGCTGCTGCATTTCTTCAATCACCAGACCCACCATCGCGGCCAGGCCACCACCTTGCTCAGCCAGGCCGGCGTGGATGTGGGTGCGACCGATCTGCTGGTGCTGATTCCGCAGATGGAGATCGAATAA
- a CDS encoding GNAT family N-acetyltransferase, translated as MSTVIETARLRLRLLEPDRDAAAMLALLNDPGFLAHIGDRGVRDEAQARRYLADGAVLSYAQHGFGLYALERRDDNAWLGVAGLVLRPALPAPDLGYALLQPYQGHGYASEAAQAVLAYAQGTLALPRLCAIVAPDNLRSIRLLEALGFAAQGRMRVAADAHEVELYARDLAGAVRPEA; from the coding sequence GTGTCCACCGTGATCGAAACCGCGCGCCTGCGCCTGCGCTTGCTGGAGCCCGATCGCGACGCCGCCGCGATGCTGGCGCTGCTCAACGACCCCGGCTTCCTGGCCCATATCGGCGACCGCGGCGTGCGCGACGAAGCCCAGGCGCGCCGCTACCTCGCCGACGGCGCGGTACTCAGCTACGCCCAGCATGGCTTCGGCCTGTATGCCCTGGAGCGCCGCGACGACAACGCCTGGCTCGGCGTCGCCGGCCTGGTGCTGCGCCCCGCCCTGCCCGCGCCGGATCTGGGCTACGCCCTGTTGCAGCCCTACCAAGGCCATGGCTACGCCAGCGAAGCCGCGCAGGCGGTGCTGGCGTACGCACAGGGCACCCTGGCACTGCCGCGCCTGTGCGCGATCGTGGCGCCGGACAACCTGCGCTCGATCCGGCTGCTGGAAGCGCTGGGCTTCGCCGCGCAAGGCCGCATGCGGGTCGCGGCCGACGCGCACGAGGTCGAGCTGTACGCACGCGACCTGGCTGGCGCCGTGCGCCCGGAGGCTTAA
- a CDS encoding TonB-dependent receptor, translating to MKSKRSASNLPARSLLCCALATCLFASMPAMAQSSNAILRGQAQAGAEVVVTNTATGSVRRTPVGANGNYTVIGLPPGTYTVESNGVSRTVTLQVASSSTVDLAAGNAAAPGGDATTLGTINVTAPPSMKDVKTSEVGNVVSLRQIQQLPQATRNFLEFADTVPGMVFTIDGNGNTKLRGGAANASAGNLYIDGVGQKSYVRSGGIAGQADTQGNPFPQLAIGEYKVITSNYKAEYGQVSGAAITAATKSGTNEFHGEAFFRYTDQDLRDKRPDEENGKIDSQTKEYGFALGGPILQDRMHFFVAYEGKENVAPKSVQAEANAQPFVGVLPANLSSQFGAANMPFEEDLVFAKVDFEPTDRDRIELSTLYRDETQIANVGGLNTPEQATNKINKDKRTNLRWQHSADSWYNELIVGTEDSENNPTAKTLGNGILYKYLAPRAGSTDVDEYTFLATGSAGGLTVQRKSQKGWFLQNDLTFTSFEWHGEHTIKMGVNYKDVKLTSQDAAAVNPQFSYAVDANGVAATPYRVDFVAPYTTPGQRATVESPSKQYGIYIQDDWAVTDKLLINVGVRYDYEDTPAYTDFVTSQPFVDALYGDDPENPGHPWADRLLPSGINAADYISTGKNRKNFKDAWAPRLGFSYDFFGDETAVLHGGAGRSYDRNLFEQLALETSKAALSPVAVYFQNPATGQCFRSDRTCAAWDPRFLNGVDQLNTIPGVSGSAELFIFNNNIKTPYSDQYSIGISNQVGDWLTDVTFQRVLSYDGFVMSLINRYPDGSYFQNGSVPWGEPVPGYQNTIIGNNGLEQRSSQVLLSAEKPYTKESGWGLTLSYTHTSARQNRNIDEPFAFDKPTIGDYPFVKSDAVSAHRFVASGSIDGPWGVTFGAKVVLATPEPINTIACYGRVDPDGGTCQQVGVTPPGSGKFLVGGKIWGYRTVDFQASKDFTVYNDFKLSARVNLLNAFNFKNYSSYAYNGFGTNGRFDPNITINDTGEILYVPRTVTFEIGAKF from the coding sequence ATGAAGAGCAAGCGTTCCGCTTCCAACCTGCCCGCACGCAGCCTGCTGTGCTGCGCGCTGGCGACCTGCCTGTTCGCGTCGATGCCGGCGATGGCGCAGTCCAGCAACGCGATCCTGCGCGGCCAGGCCCAGGCCGGCGCCGAAGTGGTCGTCACCAACACCGCCACCGGTTCGGTGCGCCGCACGCCGGTCGGCGCCAACGGCAACTACACCGTGATCGGCCTGCCGCCGGGCACCTACACGGTCGAGTCCAACGGCGTCAGCCGCACCGTGACCCTGCAGGTCGCCTCCTCCTCCACGGTCGACCTGGCCGCCGGCAACGCCGCAGCGCCGGGTGGCGATGCCACCACGCTGGGCACGATCAACGTCACCGCGCCGCCGTCGATGAAGGACGTCAAGACCTCCGAGGTCGGCAACGTCGTCTCGCTGCGCCAGATCCAGCAGCTGCCGCAGGCCACGCGCAACTTCCTGGAGTTCGCCGACACCGTGCCGGGCATGGTGTTCACCATCGACGGCAACGGCAACACCAAGCTGCGCGGCGGCGCGGCCAACGCCAGCGCCGGCAACCTGTACATCGACGGCGTCGGCCAGAAGAGCTACGTGCGCAGCGGCGGCATCGCCGGCCAGGCCGACACCCAGGGCAATCCGTTCCCGCAGCTGGCGATCGGCGAGTACAAGGTCATCACCTCCAACTACAAGGCCGAGTACGGCCAGGTCAGCGGCGCGGCGATCACCGCGGCGACCAAGTCCGGCACCAACGAGTTCCACGGCGAGGCGTTCTTCCGCTACACCGACCAGGACCTGCGCGACAAGCGCCCGGACGAAGAGAACGGCAAGATCGATTCGCAGACCAAGGAATACGGTTTCGCCCTGGGCGGCCCGATCCTGCAGGACCGCATGCACTTCTTCGTCGCCTACGAGGGCAAGGAGAACGTGGCGCCCAAGAGCGTGCAGGCCGAGGCCAATGCGCAGCCCTTCGTCGGCGTGCTGCCGGCCAACCTGTCCAGCCAGTTCGGCGCGGCGAACATGCCGTTCGAAGAGGACCTGGTGTTCGCCAAGGTCGACTTCGAGCCGACCGACCGCGACCGCATCGAGCTGAGCACCCTGTACCGCGACGAGACCCAGATCGCCAACGTCGGCGGCCTCAACACGCCGGAGCAGGCCACCAACAAGATCAACAAGGACAAGCGGACGAACCTGCGCTGGCAGCACAGCGCCGACAGCTGGTACAACGAGCTGATCGTGGGCACCGAGGATTCGGAGAACAACCCGACCGCCAAGACCCTCGGCAACGGCATCCTCTACAAGTACCTGGCACCGCGCGCCGGCTCCACCGATGTCGACGAGTACACGTTCCTGGCCACCGGCTCGGCCGGCGGCCTCACCGTGCAGCGCAAGAGCCAGAAGGGCTGGTTCCTGCAGAACGACCTGACCTTCACCAGCTTCGAGTGGCACGGCGAACACACCATCAAGATGGGCGTGAACTACAAGGACGTGAAGCTGACCTCGCAGGACGCGGCGGCGGTGAACCCGCAGTTCAGCTACGCCGTCGATGCCAACGGCGTCGCCGCCACGCCGTACCGCGTGGATTTCGTCGCGCCCTACACCACGCCCGGGCAGCGGGCGACGGTGGAGTCGCCGTCCAAGCAGTACGGCATCTACATCCAGGACGACTGGGCCGTCACCGACAAGCTGCTGATCAACGTCGGCGTGCGCTACGACTACGAAGACACCCCGGCCTACACCGACTTCGTCACCTCGCAGCCCTTCGTCGACGCGCTGTATGGCGACGATCCGGAAAACCCCGGCCACCCGTGGGCCGACCGCCTGCTGCCCAGCGGCATCAACGCGGCCGACTACATCAGCACCGGCAAGAACCGCAAGAACTTCAAGGATGCGTGGGCGCCGCGCCTGGGCTTCTCCTACGATTTCTTCGGCGACGAGACCGCGGTACTGCACGGCGGCGCCGGCCGTTCCTACGACCGCAACCTGTTCGAGCAGCTCGCGCTGGAAACCAGCAAGGCCGCGCTGTCGCCGGTCGCGGTGTACTTCCAGAACCCGGCCACCGGGCAGTGCTTCCGCAGCGATCGCACCTGCGCTGCGTGGGATCCGCGGTTCCTCAATGGCGTGGACCAGCTGAACACCATCCCCGGCGTCAGCGGCAGCGCCGAGCTGTTCATCTTCAACAACAACATCAAGACCCCGTATAGCGACCAGTACAGCATCGGCATCAGCAACCAGGTCGGCGACTGGCTGACCGACGTGACCTTCCAGCGCGTGCTCAGCTACGACGGCTTCGTGATGTCGCTGATCAACCGCTATCCGGACGGTTCCTACTTCCAGAACGGCAGCGTGCCGTGGGGCGAGCCGGTGCCGGGCTACCAGAACACCATCATCGGCAACAACGGCCTGGAGCAGCGCAGCAGCCAGGTCCTGCTGTCGGCGGAGAAGCCCTACACCAAGGAATCGGGCTGGGGCCTGACCCTGTCCTACACCCACACCAGCGCGCGCCAGAACCGCAACATCGACGAGCCGTTCGCGTTCGACAAGCCCACGATCGGCGACTATCCGTTCGTGAAGTCCGATGCGGTCTCGGCGCACCGCTTCGTCGCCTCCGGCTCGATCGACGGTCCGTGGGGCGTCACCTTCGGCGCCAAGGTGGTGCTGGCCACGCCCGAGCCGATCAACACCATCGCCTGCTACGGCAGGGTCGATCCGGATGGCGGCACCTGCCAGCAGGTCGGCGTCACCCCGCCGGGCAGCGGCAAGTTCCTGGTCGGCGGCAAGATCTGGGGCTACCGCACGGTCGACTTCCAGGCCAGCAAGGACTTCACCGTGTACAACGACTTCAAGCTGTCGGCGCGCGTCAACCTGCTCAACGCCTTCAACTTCAAGAACTACTCGTCGTATGCATACAACGGCTTCGGCACCAACGGACGTTTCGACCCGAACATCACCATCAACGACACCGGCGAGATCCTGTACGTGCCGCGCACCGTGACCTTCGAGATCGGCGCCAAGTTCTGA